AAAAACAATCAGACAACCTCTAAACAACTACGCTATGATACACAACAAGTTCTGGCAAGGATTTTTCGCCATCACCCCCATGGCTTCCTTTGTCCTCATTTTAATTGGCTACCTTGTTTTTTTATTTTCAATCTTCAATAATTTACCGGAGCTGGAAAATAATGACGTCCCGCCCATGGAATTCTTTGGAGGATTGGGCTTTTTGATTTTTATGGTTTTTCTGGTCGTTATCATAAGTTTTGCCAGCCTCGTATTTTACATTGTCCATGCCGTGCAGAATCCTAACCTAAAAGATAACAATATGCTCATTGTGTGGATATTGCTTTTTATTTTTATTAGTGGCATTGGCCAATTTGTCTATTGGCTTGTGGAAATTGTAAGCAAGGGAACTAAAAGTACGACCTAATTGGCCATGGCCTGGTTACATTTCGTCATGGAAATCCAACAATTGGGTATCTCCCAGTTTTAAACCATGGTCTTCTCTTCTAGTTTTGGGTCATCATTAACGTTTAAATCAAGAAACCCATGAAAACTTTTGTATTTGTTTTATGTACCCTTATCAGTAGTCTTTTAATCAACGCCCAGGAAACGCAAGGCGCAACCATTACCGTAACCATTGACAATATTGTCAATGATGAAGGAAAAGTCATCATTGCGCTGCATTCCAGTGAAACCTTTATGCGAGGGGAAGGAATCATGAGTCAGGAAAGTACCATTACGGATGGTAAGGTGGAGTTTACCTTTGAAGGGGTGCCCGCTGGAACGTACGCCATAATGGCCTTACATGATGCCAATAGCAACAATAGAATGGACTATGAAGCTAATGGAATGCCCAAGGAAAGTTATGGTATGAGTGGAAATGAAATGACCATGGGGCCACCAAATTTTG
The sequence above is a segment of the Muricauda sp. SCSIO 64092 genome. Coding sequences within it:
- a CDS encoding DUF2141 domain-containing protein, whose amino-acid sequence is MKTFVFVLCTLISSLLINAQETQGATITVTIDNIVNDEGKVIIALHSSETFMRGEGIMSQESTITDGKVEFTFEGVPAGTYAIMALHDANSNNRMDYEANGMPKESYGMSGNEMTMGPPNFEMAKFNVTNEDLEFNIRF